In one Silene latifolia isolate original U9 population chromosome 10, ASM4854445v1, whole genome shotgun sequence genomic region, the following are encoded:
- the LOC141607683 gene encoding uncharacterized protein LOC141607683 yields MLVRDERWQPRRGERIVDAFKASDLPEFVGGADPEAYLEWERKIDRLFDFKDLDDDKRCRFAILKLSKGASLWYEAMKAKRVREGKEKIDSWVSLKRKLQKRYVPSTHRLSTYRKIADFRQGKLSVSEYSDEFQNLAIMGELEEVEEQKIARFLRGLNYNIASTVELYQYSDFDTLCSLCLKVESQGKPKYGSGSNSESSKPKSWSKPESKSVGTSNDQSVSNTSTGNPKNTAGQSSKTPGKETSLAKVRCFKCQGFGHYQSACPNQRVVTLREALECRDELLTEEEQMNEFLIPNDNEEGEEEVEGYEAPNVNTNLVLRT; encoded by the coding sequence ATGCTCGTGCGCGATGAGCGTTGGCAACCTAGAAGAGGAGAACGAATTGTTGATGCATTCAAAGCGAGTGATCTTCCTGAATTCGTTGGAGGGGCTGATCCCGAGGCCTATTTGGAGTGGGAACGGAAAATCGATCGTTTATTCGATTTTAAAGACTTGGATGATGATAAGAGGTGTAGGTTTGCAATTCTGAAATTGAGCAAAGGAGCATCGCTGTGGTATGAGGCGATGAAGGCTAAGAGGGTCCGAGAAGGCAAGGAGAAAATTGATTCTTGGGTGTCCCTAAAACGCAAACTACAGAAAAGGTATGTACCATCGACTCATAGGCTGTCTACTTATCGCAAAATCGCTGATTTTAGACAAGGCAAATTGAGTGTTAGCGAGTACTCAGATGAATTTCAGAATCTTGCTATTATGGGTGAATTGGAGGAAGTAGAGGAACAAAAAATTGCTCGATTTTTGCGTGGTTTAAATTATAACATTGCTAGCACGGTTGAGTTATACCAATATTCTGATTTTGATaccttgtgtagtctttgtttgAAAGTTGAATCCCAAGGGAAACCTAAGTATGGGAGTGGATCAAATTCAGAATCGAGTAAGCCTAAATCATGGTCGAAACCCGAGTCTAAATCTGTCGGTACTTCAAATGACCAGTCCGTGTCTAACACCTCGACTGGCAACCCTAAAAACACCGCTGGTCAGTCCTCAAAAACCCCGGGAAAAGAGACTAGTTTGGCTAAGGTTCGATGCTTTAAGTGTCAAGGATTCGGTCATTATCAAAGTGCGTGTCCTAATCAACGAGTTGTGACCTTAAGAGAAGCCTTAGAGTGTCGGGATGAATTGTTGACCGAGGAGGAACAAATGAATGAGTTTCTGATTCCTAATGATAATGAGGAAGGGGAAGAAGAAGTAGAGGGTTATGAGGCACCAAATGTCAATACTAATTTGGTTTTGCGAACTTAG
- the LOC141607682 gene encoding uncharacterized protein LOC141607682: MVSKLGRKTTKYPHPYALHWLDNGSSVKVTKQARVNLAMGSYVDEVLCDVIPMDACHILLGRPWQFDQVVLHRGRCNEYELKDKGKRIELKPLPPQNSRVAATNTVPKAGMSLLIGERDVERAIDSGERVFLLVAKENSSSNVVLQENDRVEKLLTEFSDVFPDELPAGLPPIRGIEHQIDLIPGSSLPNKAAYRCNPEETKELQKQIDELMARGYVRESISPCLCRYYLCQRKMGRGECVLIVVP; the protein is encoded by the coding sequence ATGGTGTCTAAATTGGGTCGTAAGACCACAAAATATCCCCATCCTTATGCGTTGCATTGGCTAGATAACGGTAGTAGTGTCAAAGTTACTAAACAGGCCCGTGTGAATTTAGCAATGGGTTCATATGTTGATGAGGTTTTGTGTGACGTTATACCCATGGACGCTTGTCATATCTTGTTGGGTCGACCTTGGCAATTTGATCAGGTTGTGTTGCATCGGGGAAGGTGTAATGAATATGAGTTGAAGGACAAGGGAAAACGAATTGAGCTCAAGCCTTTACCACCTCAAAACAGCCGTGTTGCTGCCACAAACACGGTCCCCAAGGCTGGTATGTCGTTGTTGATTGGAGAACGGGATGTGGAGCGTGCTATTGATAGTGGTGAACGGGTTTTCTTACTGGTTGCTAAAGAAAATTCGAGTtctaatgttgttttgcaggaaaatGACCGAGTTGAAAAGCTCCTTACGGAGTTTAGTGATGTATTTCCCGATGAATTACCGGCTGGTTTGCCTCCTATTCGGGGCATTGAGCATCAAATTGACCTTATTCCGGGCTCATCTCTCCCGAATAAGGCTGCTTATCGTTGTAATCCCGAAGAAACAAAGGAACTCCAAAAGCAAATCGATGAATTGATGGCTAGGGGCTATGTTCGTGAGAGTATAAGTCCTTGTCTTTGTCGGTACTActtgtgccaaagaaagatgggtcgTGGAGAATGTGTGTTGATAGTCGTGCCATGA